The following coding sequences lie in one Myxococcales bacterium genomic window:
- a CDS encoding nucleotidyl transferase AbiEii/AbiGii toxin family protein yields MPLASVLRALKQAFEGLGLRWYVFGAQAAILYGASRLTADIDVTVELGTTPIAQLLHKLQQGGFELRIPDSDGFVERTRVLPIYDSKSRIPVDIVLAGPGLEELFLQRASEMIIDNATIPVARAEDLVAMKLLAGRPKDIDDVAAIIAAQESRIDVALIRDTLRILEQALDQTDLMPQLERILKQVGQ; encoded by the coding sequence ATGCCGCTCGCTAGTGTTCTACGTGCGCTCAAGCAGGCTTTCGAAGGGCTCGGCTTACGCTGGTATGTTTTTGGCGCACAGGCCGCTATTTTGTACGGAGCATCCCGACTGACGGCCGACATCGATGTCACCGTCGAGCTCGGGACTACACCTATCGCTCAGTTGCTCCACAAGCTCCAACAGGGCGGCTTCGAACTACGCATTCCAGATAGCGATGGTTTTGTCGAGCGCACCCGTGTGTTACCTATATACGATTCGAAATCGCGTATCCCAGTTGACATTGTGCTGGCCGGTCCAGGCTTGGAGGAGCTGTTCTTACAGCGAGCGTCCGAAATGATTATAGACAACGCAACGATACCCGTCGCCCGAGCCGAAGACCTCGTAGCTATGAAGTTGCTCGCCGGGCGCCCTAAAGATATCGACGATGTTGCGGCAATCATCGCTGCACAGGAATCTCGTATTGATGTGGCGTTAATCAGAGATACTTTGCGCATTCTAGAGCAAGCATTGGATCAGACAGATTTGATGCCTCAGCTCGAACGAATACTTAAGCAAGTAGGCCAGTAA
- the proB gene encoding glutamate 5-kinase produces the protein MHKSENPRASLRETQSLVVKVGSRLLSREDAPDRFDAIARQIAAVCQQGQRVTLVSSGAITLGHPVLGLKTRPRHMALLQASAAVGQPKLMESYDRAFAKYQRVTAQVLLTRTGLLARERYLNARAALESLLERGIVPIVNENDTVSVEEIAFGDNDSLAATVTALVSADLLVLLTSVEGVLDDQKERISVVHDVNQVLRFVSAETSGTGVGGMSSKLLAAHAAAKHGVPVIIAAGQKNDILSRVLNGDDVGTLILPQGGRRASRKHWIAYTLHPTGSIIVDAGAAQALIERNSSLLPAGIVRVEGAFHSGESVRILDTDGHELARGLSRYNSEEVASLVGAQSTEIIDRIGRDDGHEVVHRDDMVVI, from the coding sequence ATGCATAAGTCAGAAAATCCGCGAGCAAGCCTGCGCGAAACCCAATCGCTAGTCGTGAAAGTTGGCAGCCGACTGCTCAGTCGAGAGGATGCGCCGGACCGCTTTGACGCGATCGCGCGGCAGATCGCAGCAGTCTGTCAACAAGGCCAAAGGGTCACACTGGTTTCCTCAGGTGCGATCACCTTGGGTCATCCGGTCCTCGGTCTCAAAACGCGCCCTAGGCATATGGCCTTACTTCAGGCAAGCGCCGCTGTGGGACAGCCCAAGCTCATGGAATCCTACGATCGCGCCTTTGCAAAGTACCAGCGGGTGACCGCGCAGGTCTTGCTCACCCGGACGGGCCTTTTGGCGAGAGAGCGCTACCTTAATGCGCGAGCCGCTCTCGAATCTTTGCTTGAGCGGGGCATCGTGCCCATCGTCAACGAAAACGACACGGTATCGGTAGAAGAGATCGCATTTGGCGATAACGACAGTCTGGCAGCTACCGTGACGGCCCTCGTCAGTGCCGACCTGCTTGTACTACTGACGAGTGTCGAAGGTGTGCTGGACGATCAAAAGGAGCGGATCTCCGTTGTGCACGATGTGAACCAGGTGCTGCGATTTGTCAGTGCTGAAACGAGCGGGACAGGTGTCGGTGGGATGTCTTCCAAGCTTCTTGCAGCACATGCGGCAGCGAAACATGGGGTGCCGGTGATCATTGCCGCAGGCCAGAAGAACGACATCCTCTCGCGTGTCTTGAACGGCGACGACGTGGGGACTCTCATTCTTCCCCAAGGCGGCCGACGCGCCAGCCGCAAACATTGGATCGCTTACACACTACATCCCACGGGTAGTATCATCGTCGATGCCGGCGCGGCCCAGGCGCTCATCGAAAGAAACAGCAGCCTGCTGCCTGCCGGAATTGTGCGGGTCGAAGGCGCATTTCACAGCGGGGAATCTGTGCGTATTTTAGACACTGATGGGCATGAACTTGCACGCGGGCTGAGCCGATACAACTCCGAAGAGGTCGCTTCCCTCGTTGGGGCCCAAAGCACCGAAATTATTGACAGAATTGGCCGTGACGACGGACACGAGGTGGTCCATCGCGATGATATGGTGGTGATCTAG
- a CDS encoding prepilin peptidase encodes MLSEADLSPWVIRGVAFVFGAIWGSFFNVAIYRWPRDMSVIAPPSQCPACGAKVRPWHNIPIVGYLMLGGKASCCGAKLSSRYLWMEALAGALCVAVAERFMVQADAQASLLSNAIEAIIYFMFVGGLIVATFVDIDCMQIPDEVSLPGAALGLASVGWRTAPGADAAALGAGLGFLLVQVPFVWGYEAVFKRRGMGEGDSKLLMMIGAFIGWKGVIFSLFAGALQGLLAAAVLLMMGRGLSPTEASVQSEVEASNPESEGVGRLKMPFGPFLALAALEFLFFGERWLSGYFALFTG; translated from the coding sequence ATGCTGTCGGAAGCTGATCTCTCGCCGTGGGTTATCAGGGGCGTTGCCTTCGTATTTGGTGCGATATGGGGCAGCTTTTTTAATGTGGCGATTTACCGCTGGCCGAGGGACATGTCGGTGATTGCGCCCCCCAGTCAGTGCCCGGCATGCGGAGCGAAGGTGCGTCCGTGGCACAACATTCCTATTGTGGGCTACCTGATGCTTGGCGGCAAGGCGTCATGCTGTGGGGCCAAGCTGTCATCGCGCTATCTCTGGATGGAAGCGTTAGCCGGCGCGCTATGTGTTGCGGTGGCGGAGAGATTCATGGTGCAAGCTGACGCCCAAGCTTCGCTTCTTTCAAACGCTATCGAGGCCATAATATACTTCATGTTTGTCGGCGGCTTAATCGTTGCGACGTTTGTGGACATCGATTGCATGCAAATTCCCGATGAGGTGTCGTTACCCGGTGCGGCGCTGGGATTGGCAAGTGTTGGTTGGCGGACGGCGCCAGGCGCTGACGCGGCTGCCTTGGGTGCGGGCCTAGGATTTTTGCTGGTGCAGGTGCCGTTTGTCTGGGGATACGAAGCCGTCTTCAAGCGGCGCGGCATGGGTGAAGGCGACAGCAAGCTCTTGATGATGATCGGGGCGTTCATCGGGTGGAAGGGCGTGATTTTTAGCCTCTTCGCGGGGGCGCTTCAAGGTCTTTTGGCGGCAGCGGTACTGCTCATGATGGGTCGAGGGCTGAGCCCGACGGAAGCATCTGTGCAATCTGAAGTGGAGGCCTCGAATCCTGAGTCCGAGGGCGTGGGGCGCCTAAAAATGCCTTTTGGTCCGTTTTTGGCCCTTGCCGCCTTGGAATTTCTGTTCTTTGGCGAGCGTTGGCTGAGCGGCTACTTCGCGTTATTTACCGGCTGA